The Streptomyces sp. A2-16 sequence CTTTCGGCGATCGGGCCCACGGGCCTGGTGAAAGCTTTGCGGAGCTTGGTGCTCCGGCCGGGCAGGAGGGGCTGCCCCGGTCAGGTACCGCCGGGTAGGGTGCGGATCCATGGGTGGCGAGAGCACTGCACGTACGGCCCCGCACAGCGGAGGCACCAGCACGGGCCCGGTGGGCAGCCGGACCGGACAGCGACTGTCCGGACTGGCCGTCGCACTGGGCCTGGTGCTGTTTCTCGGGGGATTCGCCTGGGGTGCCTTCCTGTACCGGCCGTACACCGTGCCCACCAGCTCGATGACGCCCACGATCGACGCGGGTGACCGGGTGCTCGCCCAGCGCGTCGACGGCGACGAGGTACGCCGGGGCGACGTCGTCGTCTTCACCGACAAGACCTGGGTGACCAACGCCCCCGTGGTCAAGCGCGTCGTCGCGGTGGGCGGCGACACGGTCTCCTGCTGCACGAACGGCAAGCTGACCGTCAACGGCAAGCAGGTCGACGAGACCTACCTCAAGGGCAGCCCCGTCGAGGACAAGTCGATCCCGACCGTGAAGGTGCCCAAGGGCCGGCTGTTCCTGCTCGGTGACGAGCGTCAGGGCTCGCTGGACTCCTCGGCCCACCTCACCGACGCCGCCCAGGGCACGGTCGCGAGCTCGGCCGTGACCGCTCGGGTGGACGCCGTCGTCTGGCCCATGAAGGGCATGCTGGAGCGCCCCACCGGCTTCGAGCCGCTCGGCGCGCTCTCCTCGCCGGGGCCGCTGCGCACGATCCTCGTCCTGATCGTCGTCGGCGGAGCACTGGTTCTCGGCGGCGGCGCGTACGGTCCCGTCGCCAAGCTCTTCAGCAGGCGCACCGGGGTCCGGACGGAGCCCGTCGGTGCCCGCTGAGGCGCCGGTCGCGTCCGGGGACTCGCCCGAGGGCGGCCTGCGCAAGGTCGCCCGGGTGGTCCTGCTCGATCCCGAGGACCGCATCCTGCTGCTGCACGGGCACGAGCCGGACGATCCGGCCGACGACTGGTGGTTCACCCCCGGTGGCGGACTGGAGGGCGACGAGACCCGTGAAGAGGCCGCACTGAGGGAACTCGCCGAGGAGACCGGCATCACCGAGGTGGAACTCGGGCCGGTGCTCTGGCGGCGGATGTGCTCGTTCCCGTTCGCGGGCCGTCGCTGGGACCAGGACGAGTGGTACTACCTGGCCCGTACGACGGTGACGGCCACCCGGGCCACCGCCCTGACCGAGCTGGAGCGACGCAGCGTCGCCGGAGCGCGCTGGTGGACGTGTCAGGAACTGACCCGGGCACATGAGACGGTGTATCCGACCAGACTCGCCGAGCTCCTGCGAAGGCTGCTCGACGAAGGTCCCCCGGCCGGGCCCGTGACCCTCGACACCGAAATCGTCTAGGGGCTGACGGGACTGGCGCACAATGGTGGGATCGCACGGCTGAAGGGGAACATGCCATGAGCGCCGAGGACCTCGAGAAGTACGAGACCGAGATGGAGCTGAAGCTCTACCGGGAGTACCGCGATGTCGTCGGTCTGTTCAAATACGTGATCGAGACCGAGCGGCGCTTCTACCTGACCAACGACTACGAGATGCAGGTGCACTCGGTCCAGGGTGAGGTGTTCTTCGAGGTGTCCATGGCCGATGCGTGGGTGTGGGACATGTATCGGCCGGCTCGCTTCGTGAAACAGGTCCGGGTGCTGACGTTCAAGGACGTGAACATCGAGGAGCTGAACAAGAGCGACCTGGAGATGCCGGGCGGGTGACGCCGGGGGCGCCGCCTCGTGGTGACGCCCAGGGGTGACCCGGTTGTCCACAACCGGTGAGTAGTCCACCAAGATCAACTCGGTGGGCGGGGTTGCGTGAACGTTGGTGCCGGAGGTGGTGCCGACATGAACGCACGCAGTGCACTCGGCAAGTATGGCGAGAGTCTGGCCGCGCGGCGGCTGACCGAGGCCGGGATGACGGTCCTGGAGCGCAACTGGCGCTGTGGCAGGACGGGCGAGATCGACATCGTGGCGCGGGACGGCGAGGTCCTCGTCGTCTGCGAGGTCAAGACACGGCGGTCGAGTGCCTTCGAGCACCCCATGGCCGCGGTGACCCCCGAGAAGGCCGAGCGCCTGCGAGGCCTCGCCGCGCGCTGGATCCACGCCCACGGAGGGGCGCCACCGGGAGGCGTCCGCATCGACCTGGTGGGCGTCGTCCTGCCCCGGCGCGGCGCGCCCGTGGTCGAGCATGCGCGGGGGGTGGCCTGAGATGGGCTTCGCTCGTACGTGCTCGGTGGCCCTGGTGGGCGTCGAGGGAGTCGTGGTCGAGGTCCAGGCGGACCTGGAGCCCGGGGTGGCGGCGTTCACGCTGGTGGGGCTGCCGGACAAGAGCTTGACGGAGAGCCGGGACCGGGTTCGGGCGGCCATGGTGAACTCGGGGGCGCCCTGGCCCCAGAAGAAGCTGACCGTGGGGCTGAGCCCGGCGTCCGTGCCGAAGAGCGGCAGCGGGTTCGACCTGGCCGTCGCCGCGGCTGTCCTCGGGGCGGCCGAGCGGATCGACCCCCGTGTGCTCGCCGATATCGTGATGATCGGGGAGCTGGGGCTGGACGGGCGGGTCCGGCCGGTTCGGGGGATCCTTCCCGCGGTGCTGGCCGCGGCGGACGCCGGGTACGAGCAGGTGGTCGTGCCCGAGTGTGCTGTGCCCGAGGCGTCGCTGGTGCCAGGTGTCTCGGTGCTGGGCGTCCGCAGCCTGCGTCAGCTCATCGCGGTGCTCACCGATGAGCCGGTGCCCGACGAGGAGCCGGTCCCGGGAGAGATCCGTCCGGATCCCTTCCTCGCGGGCCTGGCTCTCCCCGGGACCGGCCTGGGGACGGGGGCCGTCTCCGGTGAACACGCACCCGATCTGGCCGACGTGGCAGGTCAGCAGATGGCGAGGTCGGCCCTGGAAGTGGCGGCGGCGGGTCGGCATCACGTCTTCTTCAAGGGGCCACCGGGCGCAGGCAAGACCATGCTGGCCGAACGGTTGTCGGGGCTGCTGCCTGAGTTGAGCAGGCAGGAGTCACTGGAGGTCACCGCGGTGCACTCGGTGGCAGGGGTGCTGCCGGCAGGCCATCCACTCGTGGACAGGGCGCCGTACTGCGCCCCGCACCACTCGGCGACGATGGCCTCGCTCGTCGGCGGAGGGAACGGACTGCCCCGGCCCGGGGCGGTCAGCCTGGCTCACCACGGCGTGTTGTTCCTCGATGAGGCCGCTGAGTTCCACAGCAGCGTTCTGGACGCCCTGCGTCAGCCGTTGGAGTCGGGGCATGTGGTGGTCGCCAGAGCCGCCGGGATGCTGCGGATGCCCGCCAAGTTCCTCATGGTCCTGGCGGCCAACCCCTGCCCCTGCGGACGGCACGGAAGAGGCGATGACGTCTGCGAGTGCAGGCCTTCCTCCATCAAGCGGTACCGGGCCCGCCTGTCCGGCCCCCTGATGGACCGGGTCGACCTGCGCGTGACCGTCGAACCGGTGGCCAGGGCCGAGCTGCTCCAGCTCCACAACGGTGCGGAGACCACGGCCACGGTTGCCGAGCGCGTCAAGACCGCGAGGGAGCGGGCCGCCCGGCGCTACGAGGGGACGCCGTGGCGAACCAACAGCGAGGTGCCGGGCCATGAACTGCGCACCCGCTGGCATGTGCAGTCGGGTGCGCTGCGCAAGGCCGAGGAGGATCTGGACCGCGGCCTCCTGACGGCTCGCGGCCTGGACCGGGTGTTGCGCGTGGCCTGGACCGTGGCCGACCTGGCCGGCCGCGACCGGCCCTCGGCCAACGACGTGAACTGGGCCCTGGAACTGCGTACCGGTGTCCGACGCGGTGCTGTCCTACAGGGGATCTCGAGGTGAGCGACGACGAACTCCTGGACCGTGTCTTCCTCGCCCGGGTCGTCGAGCCCGGGGACGAGGTCGTGGGGCGGTGGGTGCGAGAGTGGGGGGTGCGCGAGGTGGCCTTGCGGGTGCGTGGGGGCGGGGAGCCGTTGCCCGGGGTGAGCGAGAAGCGGTGGAGCGGGTTGCTGGCCAGGGCACGAGTGGCCGAGCCGCGCCGGGATCTCGCCGAGGCGGACGAGGCCGGTGCGCGGTTCGTCGTTCCGGGCAGCACCGAGTGGCCGGGACAGCTCGACGACCTCGGGGACAGCCGGCCGATCGGACTGTGGGTGCGGGGGCGGCCCAGCCTGCGGATGTGGGCGCTCAGGTCGGTCGCCGTCGTCGGGGCCCGTGCCTGCACCGAGTACGGAGCCCACATGGCCGCCGGACTCGGCACCGGGCTCGCCGAACGCGGGTGGGTCGTCGTGTCCGGCGGGGCCTACGGAGTCGACGGCGCCGCCCACCGCGGTGCCCTCGGCGCCGGCGGTGCCACCGTCGCCGTCCTGGCCTGCGGGGTCGACCGGCCCTACCCGCGCGGACACACCCAGTTGATCACCAGGATCGCGGAACAGGGCCTGGTGATCGGGGAGTTGCCGCCCGGCGACCATCCGACGCCGAGCCGGTTCGTGCTGCGCAACAGGGTGATCGCCGCCCTCACCCGGGGCACGGTGGTCGTCGAGGCCGCCCACCGCAGCGGCTCACTGGTCACCGCACGCGCCGCACAGCGGCTCGGCCGTCACACGATGGGGGTGCCCGGCCCGGCCACCAGCAGCCTGTCCGCCGGCGTGCACGAGCTGCTGCGCGCGGACGCCACGCTGGTCACGGACGCGGCGGAAGTCGTGGAGCTGGTCGGCGACATGGGGGAGCTGGCCCCCGACCGGCGCGGACCCGTCCTGCCACGCGATCTGCTGGCCCCTGCGGCCCGCAGGGTGCTGTCCGCGCTTCCCGGCCGAGGGGAGGCCGGTGCGGACGAGATCGCGCGCGGTGCGCAGACGACGCGGGACGACGCCATCGCGAGACTGTACGAACTCCGCTCACTCGGTTACGTCGAACGACACGGCGACGGCTGGAAGTTGACACGCCAGGCGATGATCTCCGTCCGGGGCGGTCGCGGGCCGTGTTGACCGAGCGTGTTCGGCTGTCCGGGGGAACCCCTAAGTCCTTGAGGATTCCCGCAGTTGGGGTGTTCCTTTGATCACACAGGGCGACGGTCGAACCGCGCGGGAGCGGTCGGCGGAACGCTCCCGCGCACGCACCCGGCCTCGTTGTGTGCGCACTGCGACTCCTCAGTCACGCTACGCTCACGGGGATTCCCACGCACTTCACGTACATCGCGTACTTCACGGCAGAACGGCACAAGGCGACGAATGCCCCAGCACACCTCCGGGTCCGACCGGGCGGCGATCCCCCCAGCCGCCCGTGACGGTGGCAGCGTGCGGCCGCCCGCTCCCTCGACGCTCGACGAGCTGTGGCGGTCGTACAAGGCGACGGGGGACGAGCGGCTGCGCGAGCAGCTGATCCTGCACTACTCACCGCTCGTGAAGTACGTCGCCGGACGAGTGAGCGTCGGGCTGCCGCCCAACGTCGAGCAGGCGGACTTCGTGTCCTCGGGGGTCTTCGGGCTGATCGACGCGATCGAGAAGTTCGACATCGACCGGGAGATCAAGTTCGAGACGTACGCGATCACCCGGATCCGGGGCGCCATGATCGACGAACTGCGGGCGCTGGACTGGATCCCCCGGTCCGTGCGGCAGAAGGCGCGCAACGTCGAGCGGGCCTACGCGACGCTGGAGGCGCGGCTGCGGCGGACGCCGACGGAGGGGGAGGTCGCCGGCGAACTCGGGATCGCGGTGGACGATCTCCATGCGGTCTTCAGCCAGTTGTCGCTGGCCAACGTGGTGGCGCTGGAGGAGCTCCTGCACGTCGGGGGCGAGGGCGGCGACCGGCTGAGCCTCATGGACACCCTGGAGGACACCGCCGCGGACAACCCCGTGGAGGTCGCCGAGGACCGCGAGCTCAGGCGTTTCCTCGCGCGGGCCATCAACACGCTGCCCGAGCGGGAGAAGACGGTGGTGACCCTGTACTACTACGAGGGACTCACGCTCGCCGAGATCGGGAACGTCCTCGGGGTGACCGAGAGCAGGGTCAGCCAGATCCACACCAAGTCCGTGCTGCAGCTGCGGGCCAAGCTGGCCAGTTTCGGTCGCTGACCCGGCGGTGCGGCTCCCCGGCGACGGCTGGTCGGGTGGAGTGACTCCCGTCCGCAGTGGTGCGTCCGTACAGTGGTTGACGTGCCAAGGATTCGAGCGGCCTCCGTGGCCGAGCACCGGTCGATGCAGCGAGCCGCCCTGCTGGACGCGGCTCGGTCTTTGCTGTCCGAGGGCGGTACGGAGGCGCTGACCTTCCCGGCCCTCGCCGAGCGGACGGGGCTCGCGCGGTCGTCCGTGTACGAGTACTTCCGGTCGCGGGCCGCCGTGGTCGAGGAGCTGTGCGAGGCCGACTTCCCGGTGTGGGCGGCAGAGGTCTCGGCGGCGATGGAGCGGGCGTCGACGGCCGAGGGCAGGGTCGAGGCGTATGTGCGCCGGCAGTTGGCGCTGGTCGGGGACCGGCGGCATCGGGCCGTGGTGGCCATCTCCGCGAGTG is a genomic window containing:
- the lepB gene encoding signal peptidase I, with the translated sequence MGGESTARTAPHSGGTSTGPVGSRTGQRLSGLAVALGLVLFLGGFAWGAFLYRPYTVPTSSMTPTIDAGDRVLAQRVDGDEVRRGDVVVFTDKTWVTNAPVVKRVVAVGGDTVSCCTNGKLTVNGKQVDETYLKGSPVEDKSIPTVKVPKGRLFLLGDERQGSLDSSAHLTDAAQGTVASSAVTARVDAVVWPMKGMLERPTGFEPLGALSSPGPLRTILVLIVVGGALVLGGGAYGPVAKLFSRRTGVRTEPVGAR
- a CDS encoding NUDIX hydrolase yields the protein MPAEAPVASGDSPEGGLRKVARVVLLDPEDRILLLHGHEPDDPADDWWFTPGGGLEGDETREEAALRELAEETGITEVELGPVLWRRMCSFPFAGRRWDQDEWYYLARTTVTATRATALTELERRSVAGARWWTCQELTRAHETVYPTRLAELLRRLLDEGPPAGPVTLDTEIV
- a CDS encoding DUF2469 domain-containing protein; translated protein: MSAEDLEKYETEMELKLYREYRDVVGLFKYVIETERRFYLTNDYEMQVHSVQGEVFFEVSMADAWVWDMYRPARFVKQVRVLTFKDVNIEELNKSDLEMPGG
- a CDS encoding YraN family protein; the protein is MNARSALGKYGESLAARRLTEAGMTVLERNWRCGRTGEIDIVARDGEVLVVCEVKTRRSSAFEHPMAAVTPEKAERLRGLAARWIHAHGGAPPGGVRIDLVGVVLPRRGAPVVEHARGVA
- a CDS encoding YifB family Mg chelatase-like AAA ATPase, with amino-acid sequence MGFARTCSVALVGVEGVVVEVQADLEPGVAAFTLVGLPDKSLTESRDRVRAAMVNSGAPWPQKKLTVGLSPASVPKSGSGFDLAVAAAVLGAAERIDPRVLADIVMIGELGLDGRVRPVRGILPAVLAAADAGYEQVVVPECAVPEASLVPGVSVLGVRSLRQLIAVLTDEPVPDEEPVPGEIRPDPFLAGLALPGTGLGTGAVSGEHAPDLADVAGQQMARSALEVAAAGRHHVFFKGPPGAGKTMLAERLSGLLPELSRQESLEVTAVHSVAGVLPAGHPLVDRAPYCAPHHSATMASLVGGGNGLPRPGAVSLAHHGVLFLDEAAEFHSSVLDALRQPLESGHVVVARAAGMLRMPAKFLMVLAANPCPCGRHGRGDDVCECRPSSIKRYRARLSGPLMDRVDLRVTVEPVARAELLQLHNGAETTATVAERVKTARERAARRYEGTPWRTNSEVPGHELRTRWHVQSGALRKAEEDLDRGLLTARGLDRVLRVAWTVADLAGRDRPSANDVNWALELRTGVRRGAVLQGISR
- the dprA gene encoding DNA-processing protein DprA, whose product is MSDDELLDRVFLARVVEPGDEVVGRWVREWGVREVALRVRGGGEPLPGVSEKRWSGLLARARVAEPRRDLAEADEAGARFVVPGSTEWPGQLDDLGDSRPIGLWVRGRPSLRMWALRSVAVVGARACTEYGAHMAAGLGTGLAERGWVVVSGGAYGVDGAAHRGALGAGGATVAVLACGVDRPYPRGHTQLITRIAEQGLVIGELPPGDHPTPSRFVLRNRVIAALTRGTVVVEAAHRSGSLVTARAAQRLGRHTMGVPGPATSSLSAGVHELLRADATLVTDAAEVVELVGDMGELAPDRRGPVLPRDLLAPAARRVLSALPGRGEAGADEIARGAQTTRDDAIARLYELRSLGYVERHGDGWKLTRQAMISVRGGRGPC
- the whiG gene encoding RNA polymerase sigma factor WhiG; translated protein: MPQHTSGSDRAAIPPAARDGGSVRPPAPSTLDELWRSYKATGDERLREQLILHYSPLVKYVAGRVSVGLPPNVEQADFVSSGVFGLIDAIEKFDIDREIKFETYAITRIRGAMIDELRALDWIPRSVRQKARNVERAYATLEARLRRTPTEGEVAGELGIAVDDLHAVFSQLSLANVVALEELLHVGGEGGDRLSLMDTLEDTAADNPVEVAEDRELRRFLARAINTLPEREKTVVTLYYYEGLTLAEIGNVLGVTESRVSQIHTKSVLQLRAKLASFGR
- a CDS encoding TetR/AcrR family transcriptional regulator; the protein is MAEHRSMQRAALLDAARSLLSEGGTEALTFPALAERTGLARSSVYEYFRSRAAVVEELCEADFPVWAAEVSAAMERASTAEGRVEAYVRRQLALVGDRRHRAVVAISASELDAGAREKIRAAHGGLVALIVEALGEMGHEQPRLAAMLVQGVVDAAVRRIELGAAEEPDVVTEAAVSMALRGVRG